A genomic region of Brevibacillus sp. JNUCC-41 contains the following coding sequences:
- a CDS encoding quinone oxidoreductase family protein, whose protein sequence is MKALVFDDFGRPEVLSVREIAEPEHSRSAVIVRMKAIGLNFADVYRRKGNYHLVGDPPFILGYEGAGVIEYVGEDVHHVKAGDRVGFADVPHANAELVSVPADKLLPLPEDISFETAASVLLQGLTAQYLTHDSHQVKAGETILVHAAAGGVGQLLTQMIKMKGGQVIGLTSTNDKAAVAKQMGAAHVFLYGSDWVDSIKAVTGGKGVDVVYESVGQTLMDSFEATKTGGTVVFFGMAGGDPEKIDPRMLMDSSKALIGGDLWNVLTTHEERTRRTGELFQWILSGEILIKEPTLFSLENGADAHRLLESRKSSGKILLMP, encoded by the coding sequence ATGAAAGCACTTGTCTTTGATGATTTCGGCAGGCCCGAAGTTCTGTCTGTAAGGGAAATTGCAGAACCTGAACATTCAAGATCAGCCGTGATCGTACGAATGAAAGCAATCGGATTGAATTTTGCCGATGTATATAGAAGGAAAGGGAATTATCACTTGGTGGGTGATCCCCCATTCATTCTAGGGTATGAGGGGGCAGGGGTCATCGAATATGTGGGGGAAGATGTCCATCATGTGAAAGCCGGTGATCGTGTCGGGTTCGCTGATGTTCCCCATGCCAATGCGGAGCTGGTTTCAGTTCCAGCTGATAAACTGTTGCCTCTGCCTGAGGACATTTCCTTTGAAACGGCCGCATCCGTTTTACTTCAAGGATTGACTGCCCAATATTTAACCCATGACAGTCATCAAGTTAAAGCAGGTGAAACCATTCTGGTCCATGCCGCTGCTGGTGGAGTCGGTCAATTACTGACACAAATGATCAAGATGAAGGGCGGTCAGGTCATCGGCTTGACCTCAACCAATGATAAAGCGGCGGTTGCCAAACAAATGGGAGCGGCTCATGTTTTCCTTTACGGTTCGGACTGGGTGGATTCCATCAAGGCTGTAACAGGGGGGAAAGGCGTTGATGTTGTTTATGAATCAGTGGGCCAAACCTTGATGGATAGTTTCGAGGCGACCAAGACTGGAGGAACGGTTGTATTTTTTGGAATGGCAGGCGGTGATCCAGAGAAAATCGATCCAAGAATGTTAATGGATTCATCGAAAGCATTGATAGGCGGAGACCTTTGGAACGTCCTGACTACCCATGAAGAACGGACAAGAAGAACAGGAGAGCTGTTCCAATGGATTCTGTCCGGGGAAATCCTCATCAAGGAACCGACTCTTTTCTCTTTGGAGAATGGGGCGGATGCACATAGACTTCTTGAAAGCCGGAAAAGTTCAGGGAAAATATTATTAATGCCATAA
- a CDS encoding BglG family transcription antiterminator, whose product MNRFYKRYSDVVFHLFKDNKWSNLTELSDKTGYSKSTIRRDLKFLETLIPEGWGFEKSESLGICLIKPENGTLESLLVQIREKNSYFHILKLILLNDGVDISQISQEVHISRSTAYRHLEKLQEVVREAGVDLSASPFKIVGDEKKIRRFIMQNLDFATLETYPDKDSLDEKEFQTTLLQLFSKHSMSFRTGALHRLTMILYISNLRVSMGYFVSYPKSVLINYEGSKYFEFSKELGHYMERCPTRDIQLQEIFYLAIYLMSEEKPLNRSQHLRYLRNRMKSKRGFPLTQFLDSLSEYVCFNLSQDDIFLFHLYQTLKRISLETEFEMETVRNSMFQYLPYFEYNPIFQTIEELATKSFLTVPLKIKKLDVLEIFSLLQAAILRNKNQHTIIVALVCRTYTEKDYIREVLKYHYGNQVRISTFDPSSRELIHKYEEIDLIISTEEDIGVFQKIPVIKVSSFPTPSELMQIKQFFEDHFFDQFSMDPGLIYPYQKMNSVVK is encoded by the coding sequence ATGAATCGATTTTATAAACGTTATTCAGACGTGGTTTTTCACTTATTTAAAGATAATAAATGGAGTAATTTGACTGAATTATCTGATAAAACGGGGTATTCAAAAAGTACAATCCGGCGTGATTTAAAATTCCTGGAGACTTTAATCCCCGAGGGATGGGGTTTTGAGAAAAGTGAAAGTCTTGGAATATGTCTTATTAAACCTGAAAATGGTACTTTAGAAAGTTTATTAGTGCAAATAAGAGAGAAGAATTCCTATTTTCACATATTAAAGTTAATCCTTTTGAATGATGGTGTTGATATTTCACAGATTTCTCAAGAGGTGCATATTAGTCGTTCCACCGCATATCGTCATCTTGAAAAATTACAGGAGGTAGTACGGGAAGCAGGCGTTGACTTATCTGCTAGCCCATTCAAAATAGTAGGAGATGAAAAAAAAATCCGACGCTTTATCATGCAAAATTTGGATTTTGCGACATTGGAAACCTATCCCGATAAAGATTCTCTCGATGAAAAGGAATTTCAAACAACTTTACTTCAATTGTTTTCAAAACATTCGATGTCATTTCGGACTGGTGCCTTACACCGACTTACAATGATTTTATATATATCTAACCTTCGTGTTTCCATGGGTTATTTCGTTTCATATCCAAAATCAGTCTTAATTAATTATGAAGGCAGTAAGTATTTTGAATTCTCCAAAGAACTAGGACATTATATGGAAAGATGCCCCACACGAGATATCCAGCTTCAGGAAATATTTTACTTAGCGATTTATCTCATGAGTGAGGAAAAACCACTTAATAGATCACAACATCTTCGATACCTTCGAAACAGAATGAAAAGTAAACGAGGGTTTCCATTGACTCAATTTTTAGACTCCCTTTCTGAATATGTTTGTTTTAATCTATCACAAGATGATATCTTCTTGTTTCATTTATACCAAACATTAAAAAGAATATCACTTGAAACAGAATTTGAAATGGAGACTGTAAGGAATTCCATGTTTCAATATCTTCCATATTTCGAATATAATCCAATTTTTCAGACCATAGAGGAACTGGCTACTAAATCTTTCTTGACAGTTCCGCTTAAAATTAAGAAACTGGATGTTTTGGAAATATTCTCACTCCTTCAGGCAGCCATTTTACGAAATAAGAATCAACACACAATAATAGTTGCTTTAGTATGTCGTACATATACCGAAAAAGATTATATAAGGGAAGTGTTAAAGTATCACTACGGAAATCAAGTTAGAATTTCAACATTCGATCCCTCCAGCAGAGAGTTGATTCACAAGTATGAAGAGATTGATTTAATCATTTCGACGGAAGAAGACATCGGTGTATTTCAGAAAATTCCGGTAATTAAGGTATCCTCTTTTCCAACTCCTTCGGAATTAATGCAAATTAAACAATTTTTTGAAGATCATTTTTTTGACCAATTCAGTATGGACCCGGGATTGATTTATCCATATCAAAAAATGAATTCCGTTGTTAAATGA
- a CDS encoding L-type lectin-domain containing protein — MKKSKIFTRITFSFLIIMGLFFSSLQWLGPVDIQVEAAGPVEDNPPSSIILDGLFTTPSTGSNSSIINDQLVSVTPGTANQKGAIWSIDDLKMDLTKDFTASMYLYFGNNGNNAADGMAFVMHNDSRGVNAIAKSGASLGVWADEGYNGSKTSGIQKSFAVEFDTYKNNGDPSYFDTNVNDDHVAWGYPGETDTYIDYTFGVWPLQSNRRTMKHNNVDGNTGVQYPGLLSNGTWRKFEVKWDAASQALTYQLEGVNPVTVAVNAQDVFGSTKVYWGFTGSTGPTYKQTNRVAFDEIPDLVNAEVEQTITRQDDSVVGEGSSVFKGDVLTYTLYSKYNGGLQNWKNIILNTVLNDHVTFIPGSMTLTTPGETAALDDNSWSGQSLALSIPNMNSTQNAATVSFQVKVNATTEAASVTETARFNGDNLVIDTNSIDYVIQPNQAPEVAINDAGPVYVSEGEDYEVTGTWKDSDNSKGTFYYELNSEEIQSEEKEKDVSPDSADWSFLLSKDQLHMGENTFEVYVTDENGAKSNVATLQIIVVEPPSLTLVDADTEIPIDLGSGYTIKGTWSDADSDKVDLYYVLDKGEPIKFASGSANVADKGEEVSYEYTIPADQLSVGTHAVNVYSVDDTGRQSNVEKLTLNVIGQVSFTNVATDVSFADIEIPTQATFAKRNADWDIRVKDTRGTGSSWRLTATLSEDFSDGAGHYLLDALTFVDKVGKEEKMVLGVAMNVFEHTTKSMDEISIHWRENQGILLKMEPFVYIGDYKGRIKWDLVDAP; from the coding sequence ATGAAGAAGAGTAAAATATTCACTAGAATCACTTTCTCATTTCTCATTATTATGGGCTTGTTTTTTTCAAGTCTTCAATGGCTGGGGCCAGTGGACATTCAAGTGGAGGCAGCCGGTCCAGTAGAAGATAATCCTCCATCCAGTATTATATTGGATGGCCTGTTTACGACTCCATCAACAGGATCAAATAGCTCCATCATTAACGATCAACTGGTTTCAGTAACCCCTGGAACGGCAAATCAAAAGGGGGCAATTTGGTCAATCGACGATCTTAAAATGGATTTAACTAAAGATTTTACAGCCTCCATGTATTTGTATTTTGGAAATAATGGGAATAATGCGGCAGATGGTATGGCATTTGTGATGCATAATGATTCAAGAGGTGTAAATGCTATTGCAAAATCTGGGGCAAGCTTGGGGGTTTGGGCAGACGAAGGCTATAATGGATCGAAAACATCTGGCATTCAAAAAAGTTTTGCTGTTGAGTTTGATACCTATAAAAATAACGGTGATCCTAGCTATTTTGATACTAATGTTAACGATGACCATGTTGCATGGGGGTATCCAGGGGAAACCGATACTTATATAGATTATACCTTTGGTGTTTGGCCGTTACAGAGTAATAGGAGAACCATGAAACATAATAACGTAGATGGTAATACTGGCGTTCAGTATCCTGGTCTGTTATCAAATGGTACATGGCGTAAATTCGAAGTGAAATGGGATGCTGCAAGCCAAGCACTCACGTATCAATTAGAAGGAGTAAATCCAGTTACTGTTGCTGTAAATGCACAAGATGTTTTTGGCTCTACAAAAGTTTATTGGGGATTCACTGGTTCAACAGGCCCTACTTACAAGCAAACCAATCGTGTCGCTTTTGATGAAATACCGGATTTAGTAAATGCAGAAGTTGAGCAAACGATAACGAGACAGGATGATTCTGTTGTCGGAGAGGGCTCTTCAGTTTTTAAAGGTGATGTATTAACCTATACGCTTTATTCGAAATATAACGGTGGTTTACAAAATTGGAAAAATATCATCTTGAACACGGTCTTGAATGATCATGTTACGTTTATCCCAGGCTCTATGACATTGACAACCCCTGGTGAGACTGCAGCATTAGATGATAATTCGTGGTCAGGGCAATCCTTGGCACTTAGTATTCCAAATATGAATTCCACTCAAAATGCAGCGACCGTCTCTTTTCAAGTGAAAGTCAATGCAACAACGGAAGCTGCCTCAGTTACTGAAACAGCTAGGTTTAATGGAGATAACTTGGTGATTGATACCAATTCAATTGATTATGTCATCCAGCCTAATCAAGCACCAGAAGTAGCAATAAATGATGCTGGCCCTGTTTACGTATCCGAAGGTGAAGATTATGAAGTGACAGGAACTTGGAAAGACAGTGATAATTCTAAAGGCACTTTTTACTATGAATTGAATTCAGAGGAAATCCAATCTGAAGAAAAAGAGAAAGATGTGTCTCCCGATAGTGCCGACTGGAGTTTTCTCCTTTCAAAAGACCAATTACATATGGGGGAAAACACTTTTGAAGTGTATGTAACGGATGAAAATGGAGCAAAGTCCAATGTAGCAACGCTACAAATCATTGTTGTAGAACCGCCATCTCTTACACTGGTTGATGCTGATACGGAAATACCTATTGATTTAGGAAGTGGCTACACAATAAAAGGGACATGGAGTGATGCAGATAGTGACAAAGTGGACCTATACTATGTGCTGGATAAAGGTGAGCCAATTAAATTTGCATCTGGTTCAGCAAATGTTGCTGATAAAGGGGAAGAAGTCAGCTACGAGTATACCATTCCAGCAGATCAATTATCAGTAGGGACACATGCTGTAAATGTTTATAGTGTGGATGATACTGGTAGACAATCGAACGTGGAAAAACTCACCTTGAACGTCATTGGACAAGTTAGTTTCACCAATGTTGCAACGGATGTTAGTTTTGCAGACATAGAAATTCCTACTCAAGCGACATTTGCAAAACGAAATGCCGATTGGGATATTCGCGTGAAGGATACTCGTGGTACCGGTAGTTCGTGGCGGCTGACGGCTACTTTAAGTGAAGATTTTTCTGATGGAGCTGGACATTATTTATTAGATGCCTTAACTTTTGTTGATAAAGTTGGAAAAGAAGAAAAAATGGTACTAGGAGTTGCCATGAATGTTTTTGAACATACAACCAAAAGTATGGATGAGATATCCATACATTGGCGAGAAAATCAGGGAATATTATTAAAAATGGAACCTTTTGTCTATATAGGTGATTATAAGGGGAGGATTAAATGGGATTTAGTGGATGCGCCATGA
- a CDS encoding DUF916 and DUF3324 domain-containing protein, giving the protein MKKGLFILIVSLLIGLGIISQNETAFAGTMEYSIKANIPKNQINKKLTYFDLYMKPGAEQTISLTVKNNSSEKIDLMIEPNTAVTNQNGVIDYSKNNQKKDSSLKYALTDLISPKQKVTLKGNQTKKVPFTIQMPDEPFDGVILGGFYVYEINQGDKKQEDDNVQINNEFSYVIGVKLTETDKRVKPNLKLNKVQAGLMNYRTVVTANLQNTEAVIVNNLDVNARITKEGNRKMLHSSEKNDVSMAPNSNFDFPISWDNQALEPGKYHIYITAKDGDQTWKFDKMFEIKGDDSKKLNKEAVELEKDYTLFFAGIGVLIAVLIILVIILLRRKKSGEKHEEE; this is encoded by the coding sequence ATGAAAAAAGGGCTATTTATTTTGATTGTGTCCTTATTGATTGGGTTAGGAATCATTTCCCAGAATGAAACAGCCTTTGCTGGGACCATGGAATATTCAATCAAAGCCAATATTCCAAAAAACCAAATCAATAAGAAGTTGACTTACTTTGACTTGTATATGAAACCGGGGGCCGAACAAACGATATCTTTAACAGTGAAGAATAACTCGAGTGAAAAAATCGACTTAATGATTGAACCGAATACAGCCGTAACCAATCAAAATGGAGTGATTGATTACAGTAAAAATAATCAAAAAAAAGATAGTTCATTAAAGTATGCATTAACTGATCTCATTTCCCCAAAACAAAAAGTAACGTTAAAAGGAAATCAAACGAAAAAAGTGCCTTTTACAATTCAAATGCCAGATGAACCATTTGATGGAGTGATTTTGGGTGGTTTCTATGTATATGAAATAAATCAAGGCGACAAAAAACAAGAAGATGATAATGTTCAAATCAACAATGAATTTTCGTATGTGATTGGCGTCAAATTGACCGAAACGGATAAAAGGGTAAAACCGAATCTAAAGTTAAATAAAGTTCAAGCAGGATTGATGAACTATCGCACAGTGGTAACTGCGAATCTGCAAAACACGGAAGCTGTGATTGTCAATAACTTGGATGTGAATGCCCGAATCACGAAAGAAGGAAACAGGAAGATGCTTCACTCTTCAGAGAAGAATGACGTTTCCATGGCACCGAATTCTAATTTCGATTTCCCTATTAGCTGGGATAATCAAGCTTTAGAGCCTGGCAAATATCATATATATATAACGGCAAAAGACGGAGATCAAACCTGGAAATTTGACAAAATGTTTGAGATTAAAGGTGATGATTCAAAGAAATTAAATAAAGAAGCAGTTGAATTGGAAAAAGACTATACACTTTTTTTTGCAGGAATCGGCGTGCTAATTGCGGTATTAATCATATTGGTCATTATTTTACTAAGAAGGAAAAAAAGCGGGGAAAAGCATGAAGAAGAGTAA
- a CDS encoding WxL domain-containing protein translates to MKAITLSMAGSMILAGLIFSTNSAEAAVVNSAISKNYIDFIPDEGITKPVDPVNPDEPAPPSPIDPIDPDNGGTGNSGSLTLDYVSNIQFGTQKIMSGNTTYNANNKDPYVQVSDKRGTGEGWALTAKASELKNSTGESLQGAELTFKNGQVKSQSSNVSEPPTAYDVTFDNSDSKKFMEAPLETGRGTWLDVFSGSDGDNSNVQLKVLAGSAEAESYSGTVTWELTNAPS, encoded by the coding sequence ATGAAAGCAATCACCCTGTCAATGGCAGGAAGTATGATTCTGGCTGGATTGATCTTTTCGACAAATTCAGCCGAAGCAGCTGTCGTAAATAGCGCTATTTCCAAAAATTATATTGATTTTATTCCGGATGAGGGTATTACCAAGCCGGTAGATCCGGTTAATCCAGATGAACCGGCTCCACCGAGTCCGATTGATCCTATAGATCCAGACAATGGCGGAACGGGAAATAGTGGATCTTTAACTTTGGACTATGTCTCCAACATCCAATTTGGAACCCAGAAAATTATGAGTGGGAACACTACATATAACGCAAATAATAAAGATCCATATGTACAAGTTTCAGATAAACGCGGAACGGGCGAAGGATGGGCTTTGACAGCAAAGGCTTCTGAATTAAAAAATAGCACTGGGGAGTCTTTACAGGGGGCTGAGTTAACATTCAAAAATGGACAAGTAAAATCACAATCATCAAATGTTTCTGAACCGCCAACGGCTTACGACGTTACATTTGATAACAGTGATTCAAAAAAATTCATGGAGGCACCTTTAGAAACTGGCCGCGGAACATGGCTGGACGTATTTTCAGGTTCTGACGGCGATAATAGTAATGTGCAACTTAAAGTTTTGGCTGGCTCAGCTGAAGCCGAAAGTTACAGTGGTACTGTAACATGGGAATTAACCAACGCACCTAGCTAA
- a CDS encoding GNAT family N-acetyltransferase, with protein MFPELNTERLRFREIRESDAEAVFQCLSKDEVTRFYGQDSLENIEQAKDIIASFAKNYLEKRAIRWGIERKDTRELIGTIGFHAHSPKYRRAEIGYELHPAHWRKGFASEALKEMIAYGFNDLDLTRIGAVVFLENHPSSELLLKLGFIQEGILRSYIYQNSIPHDTYVYSLLK; from the coding sequence ATGTTTCCTGAATTGAACACGGAAAGGTTACGCTTTCGGGAAATTCGTGAAAGTGATGCAGAAGCGGTTTTCCAATGCTTATCAAAAGATGAAGTCACCCGCTTTTACGGCCAGGATTCATTGGAAAATATCGAACAGGCGAAGGATATCATTGCGTCTTTTGCAAAAAACTATCTTGAAAAAAGAGCTATCCGATGGGGGATTGAAAGAAAGGACACAAGGGAATTGATTGGTACCATCGGTTTTCATGCCCACAGTCCCAAATACAGACGGGCGGAAATCGGTTATGAACTCCATCCAGCACATTGGCGGAAAGGATTTGCGTCAGAAGCTCTTAAAGAAATGATCGCTTACGGTTTCAACGACCTTGATTTAACCCGCATTGGCGCGGTCGTTTTCCTGGAAAACCATCCATCAAGTGAGCTCTTGCTTAAGCTGGGTTTCATCCAGGAAGGAATATTAAGGAGTTATATTTACCAAAACAGTATCCCTCATGATACATATGTGTATTCTTTGCTGAAGTGA